The Ornithodoros turicata isolate Travis unplaced genomic scaffold, ASM3712646v1 Chromosome17, whole genome shotgun sequence genome has a window encoding:
- the LOC135372838 gene encoding uncharacterized protein LOC135372838, with protein MHAAIFNVNGNAIPPLRDFEKIAYLGKPVGFSLLNGDSEVHNTIYLVQKLLSSMLAPWQRLDAIRTFLYPALNFAMRTGIIAKTQWEKLDALLRPLIKRTLYLPKNASNEYIYGSAKKGACGVPIAAELSDICHVDNAYKLLTSRDEGLSRLSMEDLIDIVGDHLRRPVNTADAEAYLNGDTEGDLRAVSTQLRSVWTEARKASRRLNITWTLVESDPCIGRRSTTITPRTRTKLLASIRAQLNSERDCRLQSLPSQGKVMTCIAADRASSHFIRTGAYTRFAHWRFVHRARLNLLTVNGARQWAPANDNRCRRGNHPA; from the coding sequence ATGCATGCAGCCATCTTCAACGTCAATGGAAACGCCATTCCTCCGCTGAGGGACTTTGAAAAAATTGCGTACCTCGGTAAGCCGGTGGGGTTTTCGCTGCTCAACGGCGATTCAGAAGTGCACAACACGATATACCTAGTGCAAAAGCTGCTGTCCTCGATGCTGGCTCCATGGCAGCGACTGGATGCCATACGAACATTTTTGTACCCAGCATTAAATTTTGCCATGAGAACAGGCATCATCGCCAAGACGCAGTGGGAAAAACTCGACGCGCTGCTACGACCACTCATTAAGCGCACTCTATACCTCCCTAAAAATGCATCAAATGAATACATTTATGGCAGCGCAAAGAAAGGAGCGTGTGGAGTCCCCATCGCTGCTGAGCTCAGCGATATCTGCCATGTTGACAATGCATATAAGTTACTAACTTCGAGGGATGAGGGATTGTCCCGACTGTCGATGGAAGATCTCATTGACATTGTGGGGGATCACTTACGGCGCCCAGTGAATACAGCCGACGCCGAGGCATACCTGAATGGGGACACCGAGGGAGACTTAAGAGCAGTATCCACCCAGCTACGGAGTGTCTGGACGGAGGCGAGAAAAGCGTCCAGACGGCTGAACATCACCTGGACCTTGGTGGAGAGCGACCCATGCATAGGCCGGCGGAGTACTACTATTACGCCTCGAACGCGTACAAAACTACTAGCTAGCATACGGGCCCAGCTCAACTCTGAGAGGGATTGCCGCCTGCAGTCCCTACCAAGCCAGGGAAAGGTGATGACCTGCATTGCAGCAGACCGGGCGAGTAGCCACTTCATCAGGACTGGTGCTTACACGCGCTTTGCGCACTGGCGGTTTGTACATCGGGCGAGGTTGAATTTACTCACGGTGAATGGAGCCAGGCAGTGGGCCCCAGCCAACGATAACAGATGCAGGCGCGGCAACCATCCTGCATAG